From Sardina pilchardus chromosome 9, fSarPil1.1, whole genome shotgun sequence, a single genomic window includes:
- the lhfpl5a gene encoding LHFPL tetraspan subfamily member 5 protein has product MIPAQEASRIYHTNYVRNARAIGVLWQVLTTVFAIITMVVFIQPYWIGDSVNTPQAGYFGLFHYCIGNALTGELTCKGSALDFGSIPSGAFKTAMFFVGISMLLVVGCIVCFSLFFFCNSGSVYKICAWMQFASCGCMVVGCLIYPDGWDSPEVKRMCGQRTDKYTLGNCTVRWAYILAIITILDSLILSFLAFVLGNRQDQLLPEDHETEDKDKEKGEMSERLLRFSR; this is encoded by the exons ATGATCCCCGCTCAGGAGGCTTCCCGGATCTACCACACCAACTACGTGAGGAACGCCCGGGCGATCGGCGTGCTGTGGCAAGTTCTCACCACCGTGTTCGCCATCATCACCATGGTGGTGTTCATCCAGCCCTATTGGATCGGCGACAGCGTCAACACGCCGCAGGCGGGCTACTTCGGCCTGTTCCACTACTGCATCGGCAACGCTCTCACCGGCGAGCTCACGTGCAAGGGCAGCGCGCTGGACTTCGGCTCCATCCCCTCGGGCGCGTTCAAGACGGCCATGTTCTTCGTGGGCATCTCCATGCTGCTGGTGGTCGGCTGCATCGTCTGCTTCAGTCTGTTCTTCTTCTGCAACTCGGGCAGCGTGTACAAGATCTGCGCCTGGATGCAGTTTGCCTCCT GTGGTTGTATGGTCGTGGGCTGTCTGATCTATCCTGACGGCTGGGACTCGCCGGAGGTGAAGCGCATGTGCGGGCAGAGGACGGACAAGTACACGCTGGGCAACTGCACGGTTCGCTGGGCCTACATCCTGGCCATCATCACCATCCTCGACTCGCTCATCCTCTCCTTCCTGGCGTTTGTGCTGGGCAACCGGCAAGACCAACTCCTGCCCGAGGACCACGAAACtgaggacaaggacaaggagaaaGGTGAGATGTCGGAAAGACTTCTCCGGTTCAGCAGATGA